From the Solanum lycopersicum chromosome 10, SLM_r2.1 genome, one window contains:
- the LOC101265287 gene encoding mitochondrial import inner membrane translocase subunit TIM23-1-like gives MGENLTYYTGISYLSGAIFSVGKGFIEGVKASKPCDTMKLKINRILNVSGYTGRKFGNRASVIELLYAGVGSGMVAIRDTYDVINSVVAGLGTSMFYRETSGLRSTAVAGVIGVVVVGLGVTGKQAIK, from the coding sequence ATGGGAGAAAACTTAACTTATTACACTGGTATCAGTTATCTCTCTGGTGCCATTTTCAGTGTCGGTAAAGGATTTATTGAAGGTGTGAAAGCTTCGAAGCCATGTGATACTATGAAGCTCAAGATCAATAGAATCCTGAATGTGTCGGGTTATACGGGTCGTAAATTTGGAAATCGAGCTAGTGTTATTGAGTTGCTTTATGCTGGGGTGGGGAGTGGAATGGTTGCTATTAGGGATACATATGATGTTATCAATAGCGTGGTTGCTGGCTTGGGAACTAGTATGTTCTACAGGGAGACTTCGGGGCTGAGGTCAACTGCTGTGGCCGGAGTTATTGGTGTCGTCGTTGTTGGCTTAGGGGTGACCGGAAAACAAGCAATAAAATGA